A single window of Nicotiana tomentosiformis chromosome 1, ASM39032v3, whole genome shotgun sequence DNA harbors:
- the LOC104120783 gene encoding DNA topoisomerase 2 isoform X2, producing MASKKLPLQSSSNANIVTNGKTIEQTYQKKTQLEHILLRPDTYIGSVEKHTQTLWVWENDKMIHRPVTYVPGLYKIFDEILVNAADNKQRDPKMDAVEVVIDPEQNFISVYNNGDGIPVEIHQEEGVYVPELIFGHLLTSSNYDDAEKKTTGGRNGYGAKLTNIFSTEFVIETADGKRQKKYKQVFSNNMGKKGEPIITKCKASENWTKVSFKPDLAKFNMEHLEEDVVALMRKRVIDLGGCLGKTVKVKLNEQRIPVKSFEEYCKLFLDSTDAKREFLKVTDADGLLRWEICVSLSEGQFQQVSFVNSIATIKGGTHVDYVANQIASHIMGVVNKKNKNANIKAHAVKNHLWMFVNALIDNPAFDSQTKETLTLRQSSFGSKCELQQDFLKKVEKNIGIVETLLSWADFKNSKDLKKTDGKKSEKVKVEKLEDANDAGGRNSDKCTLILTEGDSAKALAMAGISVVGRDHYGVFPLRGKLLNVREASHKQVSENKEIEAIKKILGLQTGKEYESVKSLRYGHLMIMTDQDHDGSHIKGLLINFIHTFWPSLLKVPSFLIEFITPIVKATHKSGKILSFYTMPEYESWRKSLGANSSGWSIKYYKGLGTSTSKEGKEYFQDLQKHRKDFIWADNQDGESIELAFSKKKIEARKNWLRQFEPGTHLDQKEKYISYTEFVNKELILFSMADLQRSIPSMLDGLKPGQRKILFCAFKRNFVKEAKVSQFSGYVSEHSAYHHGEQSLSSTIIGMAQDYVGSNNVNLLQPNGQFGTRNMGGKDHASSRYIYTRLSPIARFLFPKEDDTILDYLNEDGQYIEPTWYVPIVPMVLINGSEGIGTGWSSYVPNYNPRDLVANVRRLLNDEPMEPMDPWYKGFKGTIEKTATKEAGATYTVTGIIEEVNETTLRISELPVRRWTEDYKQFLESMTVSNDKAKDPFIKEVRAYGDENSVCFEVIMSEENLILAQQEGLLKKFKLATTISTSNMHLFDSNGKIKKYDNPEDILEEFYHVRLEYYEKRKATLLEILELELLRIENKVKFILGVVKGEIIVNNRKRADLLLELKEKGFTPFPKKKAVEAVVADTSDDAEDSEEELNRGVRAGDYDYLLSMPIGTLTLEKVQELCAERDKLNGEVEDMRNATPKLLWLKDLDVLEKQLDEQDKIDIQAEEAREKIKKKVMNAAGLKAPKPKPRKNVKKASVVESTAEPMDVSVASTAETANVTEVVKPKARGGSKKAPAKQAKPIAVEDEEEEEDDEVLALKDRLAAYNLNSSPDHSAEAMETEAPKAQKKAPTRKAAAKKKTLPSIADVSEGEDEIEISDDDESEPEVAVGGKKKGGRKPATAKAAPAAAKQPPKKRGPANKQAVGIGQKLITSILKPAENTDNSSPEKKVRKMRASPFNKKSGAVLGKNKGSTSQENEDASPVSSLGSLEDEVNEAVVAPKARVTRGKKTTYVISDSDNEDNTNEFEPTDDSEFDGDDSDEDYD from the exons ATGGCTTCCAAAAAACTCCCACTCCAATCAAGCAGCAACGCCAACATTGTAACAAACGGCAAAACCATTGAACAAACCTACCAAAAGAAAACTCAACTCGAACACATCCTTCTTCGACCTGATACCTACATTGGATCCGTTGAGAAACACACCCAAACCCTATGGGTATGGGAAAATGATAAGATGATCCATCGTCCGGTTACATATGTGCCGGGTTTGTACAAGATCTTCGACGAGATCTTAGTGAATGCGGCTGATAACAAGCAACGTGACCCTAAAATGGACGCAGTGGAAGTGGTGATAGATCCCGAACAGAATTTCATTAGTGTTTATAATAACGGTGATGGTATTCCTGTAGAGATCCATCAAGAGGAAGGTGTTTACGTGCCTGAATTGATTTTTGGGCACTTGTTGACTAGTAGCAACTACGATGATGCTGAGAAGAAGACCACTGGTGGACGAAATGGGTACGGTGCTAAGCTTACGAATATTTTTTCGACTGAATTTGTTATTGAAACTGCTGATGGGAAGCGCCAGAAGAAATATAAGCAG GTTTTCTCTAACAACATGGGAAAGAAGGGTGAACCAATCATAACAAAATGCAAAGCGAGCGAGAATTGGACAAAAGTTTCATTTAAGCCAGACCTGGCAAAGTTTAACATGGAACACCTTGAAGAAGATGTAGTTGCGCTAATGAGAAAGAGAGTGATTGACTTGGGTGGATGCCTTGGAAAGACTGTGAAGGTGAAACTCAACGAACAACGCATTCCTGTCAAATCATTTGAAGAGTATTGCAAGCTTTTCTTAGATTCTACTGATGCAAAAAG GGAGTTCCTCAAAGTTACAGATGCAGACGGATTATTAAGGTGGGAGATATGTGTGAGTTTGAGTGAAGGGCAATTTCAACAG GTCAGTTTTGTAAATAGCATTGCTACAATCAAGGGTGGAACTCATGTTGATTATGTGGCCAACCAGATAGCAAGCCACATAATGGGTGTAGTGAACAAGAAGAATAAAAATGCTAACATCAAAGCCCACGCAGTGAAGAACCATTTATGGATGTTTGTTAATGCTCTCATTGACAATCCTGCTTTTGATTCACAAACTAAAGAAACTTTGACTCTGCGTCAGAGCAGTTTCGGTTCGAAATGTGAACTTCAACAAGATTTTCTAAAGAAAG TTGAGAAGAATATTGGCATTGTGGAAACTCTACTCTCCTGGGCAGACTTTAAGAATAGCAAAGACCTTAAGAAGACTGATGGGAAAAAATCTGAGAAGGTCAAAGTGGAAAAGCTAGAAGATGCTAATGATGCAGGAGGGAGGAATTCTGATAAATGCACATTGATTTTGACTGAAGGAGATTCAGCCAAGGCTCTTGCT ATGGCTGGAATATCTGTTGTTGGGCGTGATCACTATGGCGTGTTCCCTTTGAGGGGTAAACTGCTAAATGTAAGGGAAgcaagtcataagcaggtttctgaaaataaagaaattgaGGCTATCAAGAAGATTCTCGGACTTCAGACAGGCAAAGAATATGAGAGTGTAAAATCACTCAGATATGGTCATCTAATGATTATGACAGATCAG GATCATGATGGTTCACATATCAAGGGTCTCTTAATTAATTTCATCCACACTTTTTGGCCATCCTTGCTGAaagttccatctttcttgatTGAGTTCATCACACCAATTGTGAAG GCTACTCATAAAAGTGGGAAGATACTGTCATTTTATACCATGCCTGAGTATGAGTCGTGGAGAAAGAGTTTGGGTGCTAATTCAAGTGGTTGGTCGATTAAGTACTATAAG GGGTTGGGAACAAGTACGTCAAAGGAAGGAAAAGAGTACTTCCAAGATCTTCAGAAACACAGGAAAGATTTTATTTGGGCGGATAACCAAGATGGGGAATCAATAGAACTTGCTTTCAGTAAGAAGAAGATAGAAGCAAGGAAGAATTGGCTTAGACAATTTGAG CCTGGTACCCATCTAGACCAAAAAGAAAAGTACATCTCATACACTGAGTTTGTTAACAAAGAGCTTATTCTGTTTTCAATGGCTGATCTTCAAAGGTCTATTCCATCAATGCTTGATGGTTTGAAACCGGGTCAAAGGAAGATTCTGTTCTGTGCATTTAAGAGGAACTTTGTTAAGGAAGCAAAAGTTTCCCAATTTTCTGGTTATGTCTCTGAGCACTCAGCTTATCACCATGGTGAGCAGAGTCTTAGCAGCACCATCATTGGCATGGCACAGGACTATGTTGGCAGCAATAATGTAAATCTTTTGCAACCAAATGGTCAATTTGGCACTCGTAATATG GGAGGCAAAGATCATGCAAGCTCTAGGTACATTTACACTCGGCTTTCACCGATTGCAAGATTTCTGTTTCCTAAGGAGGACGATACAATTCTTGATTACTTGAATGAAGATGGTCAATATATTGAACCTACTTG GTATGTGCCGATCGTTCCAATGGTACTTATAAATGGCAGCGAAGGTATAGGGACAGGTTGGAGTTCATACGTTCCAAATTATAATCCAAGAGACCTTGTTGCTAATGTAAGGCGTTTGCTGAATGATGAGCCAATGGAGCCAATGGATCCATGGTATAAAGGTTTCAAAGGAACAATAGAGAAAACAGCAACAAAAGAAGCCGGAGCTACCTACACTGTCACTGGTATTATAGAAGAGGTCAATGAAACGACTCTTAGGATTTCTGAGTTGCCAGTCCGGAGGTGGACAGAGGATTATAAGCAGTTTCTGGAGTCCATGACAGTCTCAAATGACAAGGCCAAGGATCCCTTCATAAAG GAAGTCAGAGCGTATGGTGATGAGAACTCTGTATGTTTTGAAGTGATCATGTCTGAGGAGAATCTGATTTTAGCCCAGCAAGAGGGTTTGCTTAAAAAGTTTAAGCTGGCTACTACAATAAGCACCAGCAATATGCACCTTTTCGACTCTAACGGCAAAATTAAGAAATATGACAACCCGGAAGACA TCCTTGAGGAGTTCTACCATGTAAGACTCGAGTATTATGAGAAACGAAAGGCAA CTCTGTTGGAGATTCTTGAACTGGAGTTGCTGCGAATTGAGAACAAGGTGAAATTCATCCTTGGAGTTGTGAAAGGAGAAATCATTGTGAACAACAGGAAGAGAGCTGATCTATTGCTTGAGTTGAAGGAGAAAGGTTTTACTCCTTTCCCCAAGAAAAAGGCTGTTGAAGCTGTTGTTGCAGACACAAGTGATGATGCAGAAGATAGCGAAGAGGAGTTAAACAGAGGAGTTAGGGCAGGTGATTATGACTACTTGCTGTCGATGCCAATAGGAACATTGACTCTTGAGAAGGTTCAAGAACTGTGTGCTGAGAGGGATAAACTGAATGGTGAGGTTGAAGATATGAGAAATGCAACTCCAAAGCTTTTGTGGTTGAAGGATCTTGATGTCCTTGAGAAACAGCTTGAT GAACAAGACAAAATTGATATCCAGGCAGAGGAAGCTAGAGAGAAGATAAAGAAGAAGGTAATGAACGCAGCTGGGTTAAAGGCACCGAAGCCTAAACCCCGAAAGAATGTTAAGAAGGCTAGTGTAGTGGAGTCTACTGCTGAACCAATGGACGTGTCAGTTGCTTCAACAGCGGAAACAG CCAATGTTACTGAAGTTGTGAAACCAAAAGCCAGAGGAGGTTCAAAGAAAGCTCCTGCAAAG CAGGCAAAACCTATTGCagttgaagatgaagaagaagaagaagatgatgaggtGCTAGCATTGAAAGACAGACTTGCAGCTTACAATCTTAACTCTTCCCCAGATCACTCAGCAGAAG CGATGGAGACTGAAGCCCCAAAAGCTCAAAAGAAAGCACCTACTAGAAAAGCTGCTGCAAAAAAGAAGACTCTGCCATCCATTGCAGATGTTTCTGAAGGTGAGGATGAGATTGAAATTAGTGATGATGATGAGTCTGAGCCAGAAGTAGCTGTGGGAGGGAAAAAGAAAGGAGGAAGGAAACCAGCAACTGCAAAAGCAGCACCAGCAGCAGCTAAACAACCCCCAAAGAAAAGAGGACCAGCTAATAAGCAGGCAGTAGGTATTGGTCAGAAACTCATAACGTCAATTTTGAAGCCTGCAGAGAATACTGATAATAGCTCACCTGAGAAAAAAGTGAGGAAAATGAGGGCATCCCCATTTAACAAGAAAAGTGGTGCTGTTCTGGGAAAGAACAAGGGTAGTACTTCACAGGAAAATGAAGACGCAAGTCCTGTTTCTTCTTTGGGCAGTCTAGAGGATGAAGTCAATGAAGCTGTTGTGGCTCCAAAAGCTAGGGTAACTCGTGGGAAGAAGACAACATATGTTATCAGTGATTCTGATAATGAAGATAATACCAATGAATTTGAACCTACTGATGATTCTGAGTTTGATGGAGATGACTCTGATGAAGATTACGATTAG
- the LOC104120783 gene encoding DNA topoisomerase 2 isoform X1, with amino-acid sequence MASKKLPLQSSSNANIVTNGKTIEQTYQKKTQLEHILLRPDTYIGSVEKHTQTLWVWENDKMIHRPVTYVPGLYKIFDEILVNAADNKQRDPKMDAVEVVIDPEQNFISVYNNGDGIPVEIHQEEGVYVPELIFGHLLTSSNYDDAEKKTTGGRNGYGAKLTNIFSTEFVIETADGKRQKKYKQVFSNNMGKKGEPIITKCKASENWTKVSFKPDLAKFNMEHLEEDVVALMRKRVIDLGGCLGKTVKVKLNEQRIPVKSFEEYCKLFLDSTDAKREFLKVTDADGLLRWEICVSLSEGQFQQVSFVNSIATIKGGTHVDYVANQIASHIMGVVNKKNKNANIKAHAVKNHLWMFVNALIDNPAFDSQTKETLTLRQSSFGSKCELQQDFLKKVEKNIGIVETLLSWADFKNSKDLKKTDGKKSEKVKVEKLEDANDAGGRNSDKCTLILTEGDSAKALAMAGISVVGRDHYGVFPLRGKLLNVREASHKQVSENKEIEAIKKILGLQTGKEYESVKSLRYGHLMIMTDQDHDGSHIKGLLINFIHTFWPSLLKVPSFLIEFITPIVKATHKSGKILSFYTMPEYESWRKSLGANSSGWSIKYYKGLGTSTSKEGKEYFQDLQKHRKDFIWADNQDGESIELAFSKKKIEARKNWLRQFEPGTHLDQKEKYISYTEFVNKELILFSMADLQRSIPSMLDGLKPGQRKILFCAFKRNFVKEAKVSQFSGYVSEHSAYHHGEQSLSSTIIGMAQDYVGSNNVNLLQPNGQFGTRNMGGKDHASSRYIYTRLSPIARFLFPKEDDTILDYLNEDGQYIEPTWYVPIVPMVLINGSEGIGTGWSSYVPNYNPRDLVANVRRLLNDEPMEPMDPWYKGFKGTIEKTATKEAGATYTVTGIIEEVNETTLRISELPVRRWTEDYKQFLESMTVSNDKAKDPFIKEVRAYGDENSVCFEVIMSEENLILAQQEGLLKKFKLATTISTSNMHLFDSNGKIKKYDNPEDILEEFYHVRLEYYEKRKKALLEILELELLRIENKVKFILGVVKGEIIVNNRKRADLLLELKEKGFTPFPKKKAVEAVVADTSDDAEDSEEELNRGVRAGDYDYLLSMPIGTLTLEKVQELCAERDKLNGEVEDMRNATPKLLWLKDLDVLEKQLDEQDKIDIQAEEAREKIKKKVMNAAGLKAPKPKPRKNVKKASVVESTAEPMDVSVASTAETANVTEVVKPKARGGSKKAPAKQAKPIAVEDEEEEEDDEVLALKDRLAAYNLNSSPDHSAEAMETEAPKAQKKAPTRKAAAKKKTLPSIADVSEGEDEIEISDDDESEPEVAVGGKKKGGRKPATAKAAPAAAKQPPKKRGPANKQAVGIGQKLITSILKPAENTDNSSPEKKVRKMRASPFNKKSGAVLGKNKGSTSQENEDASPVSSLGSLEDEVNEAVVAPKARVTRGKKTTYVISDSDNEDNTNEFEPTDDSEFDGDDSDEDYD; translated from the exons ATGGCTTCCAAAAAACTCCCACTCCAATCAAGCAGCAACGCCAACATTGTAACAAACGGCAAAACCATTGAACAAACCTACCAAAAGAAAACTCAACTCGAACACATCCTTCTTCGACCTGATACCTACATTGGATCCGTTGAGAAACACACCCAAACCCTATGGGTATGGGAAAATGATAAGATGATCCATCGTCCGGTTACATATGTGCCGGGTTTGTACAAGATCTTCGACGAGATCTTAGTGAATGCGGCTGATAACAAGCAACGTGACCCTAAAATGGACGCAGTGGAAGTGGTGATAGATCCCGAACAGAATTTCATTAGTGTTTATAATAACGGTGATGGTATTCCTGTAGAGATCCATCAAGAGGAAGGTGTTTACGTGCCTGAATTGATTTTTGGGCACTTGTTGACTAGTAGCAACTACGATGATGCTGAGAAGAAGACCACTGGTGGACGAAATGGGTACGGTGCTAAGCTTACGAATATTTTTTCGACTGAATTTGTTATTGAAACTGCTGATGGGAAGCGCCAGAAGAAATATAAGCAG GTTTTCTCTAACAACATGGGAAAGAAGGGTGAACCAATCATAACAAAATGCAAAGCGAGCGAGAATTGGACAAAAGTTTCATTTAAGCCAGACCTGGCAAAGTTTAACATGGAACACCTTGAAGAAGATGTAGTTGCGCTAATGAGAAAGAGAGTGATTGACTTGGGTGGATGCCTTGGAAAGACTGTGAAGGTGAAACTCAACGAACAACGCATTCCTGTCAAATCATTTGAAGAGTATTGCAAGCTTTTCTTAGATTCTACTGATGCAAAAAG GGAGTTCCTCAAAGTTACAGATGCAGACGGATTATTAAGGTGGGAGATATGTGTGAGTTTGAGTGAAGGGCAATTTCAACAG GTCAGTTTTGTAAATAGCATTGCTACAATCAAGGGTGGAACTCATGTTGATTATGTGGCCAACCAGATAGCAAGCCACATAATGGGTGTAGTGAACAAGAAGAATAAAAATGCTAACATCAAAGCCCACGCAGTGAAGAACCATTTATGGATGTTTGTTAATGCTCTCATTGACAATCCTGCTTTTGATTCACAAACTAAAGAAACTTTGACTCTGCGTCAGAGCAGTTTCGGTTCGAAATGTGAACTTCAACAAGATTTTCTAAAGAAAG TTGAGAAGAATATTGGCATTGTGGAAACTCTACTCTCCTGGGCAGACTTTAAGAATAGCAAAGACCTTAAGAAGACTGATGGGAAAAAATCTGAGAAGGTCAAAGTGGAAAAGCTAGAAGATGCTAATGATGCAGGAGGGAGGAATTCTGATAAATGCACATTGATTTTGACTGAAGGAGATTCAGCCAAGGCTCTTGCT ATGGCTGGAATATCTGTTGTTGGGCGTGATCACTATGGCGTGTTCCCTTTGAGGGGTAAACTGCTAAATGTAAGGGAAgcaagtcataagcaggtttctgaaaataaagaaattgaGGCTATCAAGAAGATTCTCGGACTTCAGACAGGCAAAGAATATGAGAGTGTAAAATCACTCAGATATGGTCATCTAATGATTATGACAGATCAG GATCATGATGGTTCACATATCAAGGGTCTCTTAATTAATTTCATCCACACTTTTTGGCCATCCTTGCTGAaagttccatctttcttgatTGAGTTCATCACACCAATTGTGAAG GCTACTCATAAAAGTGGGAAGATACTGTCATTTTATACCATGCCTGAGTATGAGTCGTGGAGAAAGAGTTTGGGTGCTAATTCAAGTGGTTGGTCGATTAAGTACTATAAG GGGTTGGGAACAAGTACGTCAAAGGAAGGAAAAGAGTACTTCCAAGATCTTCAGAAACACAGGAAAGATTTTATTTGGGCGGATAACCAAGATGGGGAATCAATAGAACTTGCTTTCAGTAAGAAGAAGATAGAAGCAAGGAAGAATTGGCTTAGACAATTTGAG CCTGGTACCCATCTAGACCAAAAAGAAAAGTACATCTCATACACTGAGTTTGTTAACAAAGAGCTTATTCTGTTTTCAATGGCTGATCTTCAAAGGTCTATTCCATCAATGCTTGATGGTTTGAAACCGGGTCAAAGGAAGATTCTGTTCTGTGCATTTAAGAGGAACTTTGTTAAGGAAGCAAAAGTTTCCCAATTTTCTGGTTATGTCTCTGAGCACTCAGCTTATCACCATGGTGAGCAGAGTCTTAGCAGCACCATCATTGGCATGGCACAGGACTATGTTGGCAGCAATAATGTAAATCTTTTGCAACCAAATGGTCAATTTGGCACTCGTAATATG GGAGGCAAAGATCATGCAAGCTCTAGGTACATTTACACTCGGCTTTCACCGATTGCAAGATTTCTGTTTCCTAAGGAGGACGATACAATTCTTGATTACTTGAATGAAGATGGTCAATATATTGAACCTACTTG GTATGTGCCGATCGTTCCAATGGTACTTATAAATGGCAGCGAAGGTATAGGGACAGGTTGGAGTTCATACGTTCCAAATTATAATCCAAGAGACCTTGTTGCTAATGTAAGGCGTTTGCTGAATGATGAGCCAATGGAGCCAATGGATCCATGGTATAAAGGTTTCAAAGGAACAATAGAGAAAACAGCAACAAAAGAAGCCGGAGCTACCTACACTGTCACTGGTATTATAGAAGAGGTCAATGAAACGACTCTTAGGATTTCTGAGTTGCCAGTCCGGAGGTGGACAGAGGATTATAAGCAGTTTCTGGAGTCCATGACAGTCTCAAATGACAAGGCCAAGGATCCCTTCATAAAG GAAGTCAGAGCGTATGGTGATGAGAACTCTGTATGTTTTGAAGTGATCATGTCTGAGGAGAATCTGATTTTAGCCCAGCAAGAGGGTTTGCTTAAAAAGTTTAAGCTGGCTACTACAATAAGCACCAGCAATATGCACCTTTTCGACTCTAACGGCAAAATTAAGAAATATGACAACCCGGAAGACA TCCTTGAGGAGTTCTACCATGTAAGACTCGAGTATTATGAGAAACGAAAG AAAGCTCTGTTGGAGATTCTTGAACTGGAGTTGCTGCGAATTGAGAACAAGGTGAAATTCATCCTTGGAGTTGTGAAAGGAGAAATCATTGTGAACAACAGGAAGAGAGCTGATCTATTGCTTGAGTTGAAGGAGAAAGGTTTTACTCCTTTCCCCAAGAAAAAGGCTGTTGAAGCTGTTGTTGCAGACACAAGTGATGATGCAGAAGATAGCGAAGAGGAGTTAAACAGAGGAGTTAGGGCAGGTGATTATGACTACTTGCTGTCGATGCCAATAGGAACATTGACTCTTGAGAAGGTTCAAGAACTGTGTGCTGAGAGGGATAAACTGAATGGTGAGGTTGAAGATATGAGAAATGCAACTCCAAAGCTTTTGTGGTTGAAGGATCTTGATGTCCTTGAGAAACAGCTTGAT GAACAAGACAAAATTGATATCCAGGCAGAGGAAGCTAGAGAGAAGATAAAGAAGAAGGTAATGAACGCAGCTGGGTTAAAGGCACCGAAGCCTAAACCCCGAAAGAATGTTAAGAAGGCTAGTGTAGTGGAGTCTACTGCTGAACCAATGGACGTGTCAGTTGCTTCAACAGCGGAAACAG CCAATGTTACTGAAGTTGTGAAACCAAAAGCCAGAGGAGGTTCAAAGAAAGCTCCTGCAAAG CAGGCAAAACCTATTGCagttgaagatgaagaagaagaagaagatgatgaggtGCTAGCATTGAAAGACAGACTTGCAGCTTACAATCTTAACTCTTCCCCAGATCACTCAGCAGAAG CGATGGAGACTGAAGCCCCAAAAGCTCAAAAGAAAGCACCTACTAGAAAAGCTGCTGCAAAAAAGAAGACTCTGCCATCCATTGCAGATGTTTCTGAAGGTGAGGATGAGATTGAAATTAGTGATGATGATGAGTCTGAGCCAGAAGTAGCTGTGGGAGGGAAAAAGAAAGGAGGAAGGAAACCAGCAACTGCAAAAGCAGCACCAGCAGCAGCTAAACAACCCCCAAAGAAAAGAGGACCAGCTAATAAGCAGGCAGTAGGTATTGGTCAGAAACTCATAACGTCAATTTTGAAGCCTGCAGAGAATACTGATAATAGCTCACCTGAGAAAAAAGTGAGGAAAATGAGGGCATCCCCATTTAACAAGAAAAGTGGTGCTGTTCTGGGAAAGAACAAGGGTAGTACTTCACAGGAAAATGAAGACGCAAGTCCTGTTTCTTCTTTGGGCAGTCTAGAGGATGAAGTCAATGAAGCTGTTGTGGCTCCAAAAGCTAGGGTAACTCGTGGGAAGAAGACAACATATGTTATCAGTGATTCTGATAATGAAGATAATACCAATGAATTTGAACCTACTGATGATTCTGAGTTTGATGGAGATGACTCTGATGAAGATTACGATTAG